One part of the Tunicatimonas pelagia genome encodes these proteins:
- a CDS encoding enolase C-terminal domain-like protein, which produces MHRRNALKGLGLAGLGLTASAQTTTAHPHNLNRGMKPITITKVKAIPTCPHGIELIVVKVETSEPGLYGVGCATFRQRAHAVVSAINDYLDDFCRGKDVDNIEDIWQTAYVSSYWRNGPVLNNALSGLDQALWDIKGKRAGMPVYQLLGGKCRFAVDCYAHGGGKTIEEVVENVQRFTEEGYRHVRIQLGGYGAAQMLGGYGNTVDQTPDFKNAGFGTEDDNYMNPYLYMKSVPKLFEEVRKACGEEIELLHDIHERLQPLDAINLVKSLEEHRPFFIEDPFSPENIGYFPMLRQQTTVPIAMGELYNSPHEWVNPMTERLFDFIRIHISQIGGITPAVKVARLGEWFNVRTAWHGPGDVSPVGHAANAHIDFAVWNFGIQEAVSFSDTLREIFPGAPEMKDGYMYVNEVPGLGVDVNEALALKYPLPEKNNYNWTQLRKGDGTPVRP; this is translated from the coding sequence ATGCACCGAAGAAACGCGCTTAAGGGGCTAGGGCTGGCCGGACTAGGTCTTACTGCTTCCGCGCAAACCACTACGGCTCACCCACATAACTTAAACCGAGGCATGAAACCGATCACCATTACCAAAGTAAAAGCGATTCCTACTTGCCCGCACGGAATTGAACTCATTGTAGTGAAGGTAGAAACCAGCGAACCCGGCTTGTACGGGGTAGGCTGCGCCACCTTCCGGCAGCGAGCCCACGCCGTAGTATCGGCTATTAATGATTATTTGGATGACTTTTGCCGGGGAAAAGATGTAGACAATATTGAAGATATTTGGCAAACGGCTTACGTGAGTTCTTACTGGCGCAATGGGCCGGTGCTCAATAATGCGCTTAGTGGTCTGGACCAAGCCTTGTGGGACATCAAAGGGAAGCGAGCGGGTATGCCGGTGTACCAATTGTTAGGCGGTAAGTGTCGCTTTGCGGTAGACTGCTACGCCCACGGGGGTGGAAAGACCATTGAAGAAGTAGTAGAAAATGTGCAGCGTTTTACCGAAGAAGGGTATCGCCACGTACGCATTCAGTTAGGAGGATACGGAGCCGCGCAAATGCTGGGGGGCTACGGCAACACGGTAGATCAAACGCCTGATTTTAAAAATGCGGGCTTTGGGACGGAGGACGACAATTATATGAATCCGTACCTGTATATGAAGTCGGTGCCTAAGCTGTTTGAAGAAGTGCGGAAAGCCTGCGGTGAGGAGATAGAACTGCTGCACGATATACACGAGCGACTACAGCCGCTGGATGCGATTAATCTAGTGAAATCGCTAGAAGAGCACCGTCCGTTTTTTATTGAAGACCCTTTTTCGCCGGAGAATATTGGCTACTTTCCTATGCTACGGCAGCAGACTACCGTGCCTATTGCAATGGGTGAGCTGTACAATAGTCCGCACGAGTGGGTGAACCCGATGACGGAGCGATTGTTCGACTTTATCCGTATTCATATTTCGCAGATTGGCGGGATAACTCCGGCAGTAAAAGTAGCTCGTTTGGGCGAATGGTTTAATGTACGGACAGCTTGGCACGGTCCGGGCGATGTTTCTCCGGTAGGTCATGCGGCTAACGCCCATATTGATTTTGCCGTATGGAATTTTGGTATCCAAGAAGCAGTAAGTTTTTCCGATACCCTGCGGGAGATTTTTCCGGGCGCACCGGAGATGAAAGATGGCTATATGTACGTGAATGAAGTACCGGGATTGGGAGTAGATGTAAATGAAGCGTTAGCATTGAAATACCCACTACCCGAGAAGAACAACTACAACTGGACACAACTACGCAAAGGAGACGGTACTCCGGTTCGCCCGTAG
- a CDS encoding LysE family transporter — protein MLTHFLIAFALAFFGYLPFGTVNMVVLNTAITRALRPAVFMALGAALVEIFYTYLAITLNQWVGRELVNNIYIDVTALIILLVVGLYFWFSSPQQKKKPQSPQRSWGFFSTGLAFGIINPQSLPFITLGLLYTISQGWVFLSEFSNCLGLMLGVSVGRFLSLLLYAQAGQWLSSQLARFTQWTNKITGGILLSLGGYQAFRVLAEVW, from the coding sequence GTGCTAACCCATTTTTTAATTGCATTTGCGCTGGCATTTTTTGGTTACCTTCCCTTCGGAACGGTCAACATGGTGGTACTAAATACAGCTATTACCCGAGCACTTCGTCCGGCAGTTTTCATGGCTCTTGGAGCGGCTTTGGTAGAAATTTTTTACACGTACTTAGCCATTACGCTTAACCAGTGGGTAGGCCGCGAGTTGGTTAATAACATTTATATAGATGTAACCGCTCTGATAATTCTACTTGTGGTGGGTCTATATTTCTGGTTTTCCTCTCCTCAGCAAAAGAAAAAGCCTCAATCTCCCCAACGAAGCTGGGGGTTTTTCAGTACAGGGTTGGCATTTGGTATTATTAATCCGCAGAGTTTACCCTTTATCACCCTCGGACTACTTTACACAATATCACAGGGCTGGGTATTTCTATCGGAATTTAGCAACTGTTTGGGACTAATGCTGGGAGTATCGGTAGGACGGTTTCTCTCTTTATTGCTATACGCCCAAGCAGGTCAGTGGCTTTCTTCCCAATTAGCCCGCTTTACCCAATGGACCAACAAAATTACTGGTGGTATTCTTCTATCGCTCGGAGGGTATCAGGCGTTTCGAGTGCTCGCTGAAGTATGGTAG
- a CDS encoding AAA domain-containing protein produces MSSITTIIQYLKDCYQADNREVGLSNFFGKSVEHQWLLPDAEILAEKLPIYPVDPLWGEKVAKTTKVYAKEKELMMAYIFLTAQLSVGSRNSSVATPLFLIPTTLELRDENYFIKPSTENASVNPIAVNLLNATVEEDTDSASVLQNWITREKFGFGDIGILREVLAKQVPHLQTEEMLMYPSLLEKKAILNFKKKKKNYLLPAAGLGVLRKSTTTLGILSELETLCQTDDYSTALLSLFDKSVSATSISMPIEPPTVPSVLSQAQVKAFAAIEENWLTQITGPPGTGKSFIIASMAIDCMSKGKSVLIVSANDQAVDVVHNKIQSEFQLEQIAVRGGGNRDYKSVLKKRLENWLNGMSVEPVDQKVIKLLEKNVAKLSNNLHKLEREYTKRAKQAYREGVFLTTPQNSWMYSVRKRFIGWRIKRTQSIGNFTVVYQDQLATKHRKIKELLVSKFNYRLHQSLLYHRKELQRFLSAIRARTSSKQIALFNKINFNHLSQTFPVWLVSITDISHILPMRKEMFDVVIVDEATQCDMASVLPILQRGKKVVVAGDPKQLRHVSFLAKHRQQQLAERNGLSALLAGEYNFRDHSLLDIANRNLLSQSALVFLNEHYRSQPSIIQFSNQHFYQNQLRIMTAQPQNERVQHVHLIRLSGKRHKAGHNQEEINFILAKISEIANTELPLMPAACQSIGILSPFRQQVDCLRKQVAEKIDIKLLDRHQILIGTPYTFQGEERDIMLISLAVDEEVHPSTFQILSREDVFNVSITRARSEQWIITSLHQPTGYAAASQLEKYINHIEQADLRLMSGVTSYYHDTFLASVVAWLREQGYQEIHQQYTIAGIEIDIVLVHQETTFCINLIGYPGEMEEAMSVEQFNILQRVGILAYPLSYSRWYFNQEISTKYLKRFLSSPGQSMYP; encoded by the coding sequence ATGAGCAGCATCACTACCATTATTCAATATCTGAAGGATTGCTACCAAGCTGATAATCGAGAAGTTGGGCTCTCCAATTTCTTTGGCAAAAGTGTAGAACATCAGTGGCTATTACCTGATGCCGAAATTTTAGCTGAGAAATTACCTATCTATCCGGTAGATCCATTATGGGGTGAAAAAGTAGCCAAAACAACCAAGGTATACGCGAAAGAAAAGGAACTAATGATGGCCTACATTTTTCTGACTGCCCAACTCTCTGTAGGTAGTAGAAATAGCTCAGTGGCCACTCCACTTTTCCTAATACCAACCACCCTAGAATTACGGGACGAAAATTACTTTATCAAACCTTCTACTGAAAATGCCTCAGTGAACCCCATTGCCGTAAACTTACTTAATGCTACAGTAGAAGAAGATACCGATAGTGCTTCGGTTTTACAGAATTGGATTACCAGAGAGAAGTTTGGGTTTGGTGATATAGGCATCTTACGAGAAGTTTTGGCAAAGCAAGTCCCTCACTTGCAAACCGAAGAGATGTTGATGTACCCTTCACTCCTGGAAAAGAAAGCAATTCTCAACTTCAAGAAAAAGAAGAAGAACTACCTTTTACCTGCTGCCGGTCTGGGGGTTTTGCGTAAATCTACCACCACGCTAGGTATCTTAAGCGAACTAGAGACTCTCTGTCAAACTGATGATTACTCCACTGCTTTACTCTCCCTTTTTGACAAATCGGTTTCGGCAACTTCTATATCCATGCCTATAGAGCCTCCTACAGTTCCGTCCGTTTTAAGCCAAGCGCAGGTTAAAGCTTTTGCTGCAATAGAAGAAAATTGGCTAACGCAAATTACCGGGCCACCCGGCACAGGAAAATCCTTTATTATCGCTTCAATGGCGATTGACTGCATGAGCAAAGGGAAGTCAGTGCTAATCGTCTCCGCTAATGACCAAGCAGTTGATGTAGTTCATAATAAAATCCAGTCTGAATTTCAGTTGGAGCAGATTGCCGTAAGGGGTGGAGGCAACAGAGACTACAAAAGTGTGCTTAAGAAGCGATTAGAAAACTGGCTGAATGGGATGAGTGTAGAACCTGTAGACCAGAAGGTTATCAAACTACTAGAAAAAAATGTAGCCAAACTTAGTAACAATCTTCATAAACTGGAACGCGAGTACACTAAACGGGCTAAACAGGCTTACCGCGAAGGAGTATTTTTGACCACCCCGCAAAACTCCTGGATGTATTCTGTCAGAAAGCGTTTCATAGGGTGGCGAATAAAACGTACTCAGTCCATCGGAAATTTCACCGTAGTATATCAGGATCAGTTAGCTACTAAACATCGGAAAATTAAAGAGTTACTAGTATCAAAGTTTAACTATCGGCTACATCAGTCGCTACTTTATCACCGGAAAGAGCTTCAGAGATTTTTATCCGCCATCCGAGCCCGCACTAGCAGTAAGCAAATCGCCCTATTCAACAAAATCAACTTCAATCACCTAAGTCAGACTTTTCCAGTATGGCTGGTGAGTATCACCGATATAAGCCACATTCTGCCGATGAGAAAAGAAATGTTTGATGTGGTGATTGTGGATGAAGCTACCCAGTGTGATATGGCTTCGGTGCTACCTATTTTGCAACGGGGAAAAAAGGTAGTAGTAGCCGGAGATCCTAAGCAGCTTCGGCACGTATCTTTTCTCGCTAAACATCGTCAGCAACAGCTTGCTGAGAGAAACGGGTTATCTGCATTGCTAGCGGGGGAATATAATTTCAGAGATCATAGTCTGCTGGATATTGCCAACCGAAACCTTCTTTCTCAGTCTGCACTCGTGTTTCTGAATGAGCATTACCGTAGCCAGCCGTCAATTATTCAATTTAGCAACCAGCATTTCTATCAGAATCAGCTACGTATTATGACGGCTCAGCCCCAGAATGAGCGAGTGCAGCATGTTCATCTTATCCGGCTGTCCGGCAAACGCCATAAGGCTGGTCACAACCAAGAAGAGATAAATTTTATACTCGCTAAGATTAGCGAGATAGCTAATACTGAATTGCCTTTAATGCCTGCCGCTTGTCAAAGTATTGGGATTTTATCCCCCTTTCGGCAACAAGTAGATTGCCTTCGGAAACAGGTTGCTGAAAAAATTGACATTAAATTACTGGATAGACACCAGATACTAATTGGTACTCCTTATACTTTTCAGGGGGAAGAACGGGATATTATGCTCATATCGCTTGCCGTAGACGAAGAGGTACATCCTTCTACCTTTCAAATTCTCAGTCGGGAAGATGTATTTAACGTCAGTATTACTCGGGCACGTTCCGAGCAGTGGATCATCACATCTTTACATCAACCAACTGGTTATGCAGCAGCATCTCAACTAGAGAAGTACATTAATCATATTGAACAAGCCGATTTACGACTTATGTCAGGGGTAACATCATACTATCATGATACATTTCTGGCATCTGTGGTAGCATGGTTGCGAGAGCAAGGCTATCAAGAAATTCACCAACAATATACCATCGCTGGGATTGAAATTGACATTGTGTTGGTACATCAAGAGACTACCTTCTGTATCAACCTAATTGGCTATCCGGGAGAAATGGAAGAGGCCATGTCAGTAGAGCAGTTTAATATTCTTCAGCGAGTTGGCATTTTAGCTTACCCTCTATCATACAGCCGTTGGTATTTTAATCAAGAAATCTCCACCAAATATTTAAAAAGATTCTTAAGTAGTCCAGGCCAAAGCATGTACCCTTAA
- a CDS encoding family 78 glycoside hydrolase catalytic domain: MIKSILLLGFFVVFAAQPFLSFGQSTQNATSPNIIFILTDDQRWDALGYAGNELIHTPEMDKLAKQGTYFSHAMVTTPICAGSRASILSGLYERTHRYNFQSGPMQEHYMQQAYPRLLKEAGYRTGFYGKFGVNYPDLNALFDEYESYDRNNKFKDRRGYYYKALGEDTVHLTRYTGQQALDFIDRADSRTPFCLSLSFSAPHAHDPAEDQYFWQSESDKLLAKTEMPEPNLGNDRYFNELPEPVREGFNRTRWHWRYDTPEKYQHSVKGYYRMISDIDREIAKIRQQLKKKKLDKNTVIILMGDNGYFLGERQLAGKWLLYDNSVRVPLIVFDPRVDKHQSSDELALNVDVPATMLALAGVNVPDTYQGKSLLPIVSGETTGLARDTALIEHLWEFEYIPPSEGVRTKQWKYFRYVNDKSSEELYHLTDDPQETNNLAKDPNYQDVLADLSSATDRLIREHSDSLSIAPHGLMVEFIRPSGTSTVNDQLPEYSWTVPQGAVRQQGYQLLVASSEENLAENIGDVWNSGQVKASISANVEHGGNPLAPQTKYFWKVRIWDEGNRVTDYSEAHSFQTTNFQSGNAPGRSFQLERIHPTVLEKTSENSYFADFGKHAFGKLKLRYQAPAATTLTVRLGEKLKDGQIDREPGGTLRYQEVRAPVSPDQQTYEIELERNERNTLPVAVALPDSFGIVMPFRYAEIEGVQTELKPDDLTQLAYFNYWNENESSFTSSDTLLNQVWDLCKYTMKATSFAGIYVDGDRERIPYEADAYINQLGHYTTDREYAMAQRTIEWFMNNPTWPTEWLLHTALMMYQDYYYSGNTELIEKYYEPLKSKTLIDLAREDGLISSTSGQVTGPYMAQLGFADTTNRLKDIVDWPPAQKDTGWKLSTEEGERDGHQMLPINTVVNSFFYQNMKMMAELAEVLGKSEDASHFALMAAKVKQTINTKLLDKEQGIYLDGEGATHSSLHSNMMPLAFGLVPPEHQKTVVEFIKSRGMACSVYGAQFLLEGLYEAGASDYALELMTATHDRSWWNMIAAGSTVALEAWDMKYKPNLDWNHAWGATPANIIPRYLWGIQPKTPGFGIISIEPQMSKLKHSSIKMPTIKGSITGEYQFVNNRLQRYTIELPGNTVAEFTLPNISDAAISLNGQAVNPLFGSIHLEPGVNQIEIQINSF; encoded by the coding sequence ATGATCAAATCTATTTTACTATTGGGATTCTTCGTAGTCTTCGCTGCTCAGCCTTTTTTGTCTTTTGGGCAATCTACCCAGAATGCTACCAGTCCCAACATTATTTTTATTCTCACCGACGACCAGCGGTGGGATGCGCTGGGCTACGCGGGCAATGAGCTAATTCATACGCCTGAAATGGATAAATTGGCTAAACAGGGCACTTACTTCTCTCACGCGATGGTGACTACGCCCATTTGTGCGGGAAGCCGGGCGAGCATTTTGAGTGGGTTGTACGAGCGCACACATCGCTACAATTTCCAGTCGGGACCCATGCAGGAGCATTATATGCAGCAGGCGTACCCAAGACTACTAAAAGAAGCGGGCTACCGCACCGGGTTCTACGGTAAGTTTGGGGTAAACTACCCTGACTTGAATGCGCTGTTTGACGAATACGAATCCTACGACCGCAATAACAAGTTCAAAGATCGGCGGGGCTACTACTATAAGGCACTGGGTGAAGATACGGTTCATCTTACTCGCTACACCGGACAGCAAGCCCTGGACTTTATTGATCGGGCAGACTCAAGAACTCCCTTTTGCTTATCGCTTAGCTTCAGTGCGCCTCACGCCCACGACCCCGCCGAAGATCAGTACTTCTGGCAGTCGGAATCTGATAAGTTGCTGGCGAAAACCGAAATGCCCGAGCCAAATTTGGGTAACGATCGCTACTTTAACGAATTACCCGAACCCGTTCGAGAGGGGTTTAATCGCACGCGCTGGCATTGGCGCTACGATACGCCCGAGAAGTATCAGCATAGCGTGAAGGGCTACTATCGTATGATCTCAGATATTGATCGGGAGATTGCTAAAATCCGCCAACAACTGAAGAAAAAGAAACTGGATAAGAATACTGTCATCATTCTGATGGGTGATAACGGCTATTTTCTGGGCGAACGCCAACTGGCTGGTAAATGGTTGCTGTACGATAACTCGGTGCGCGTTCCCCTCATTGTTTTTGATCCCAGAGTTGATAAGCACCAAAGTAGCGATGAACTGGCACTTAACGTAGATGTGCCCGCTACGATGCTTGCTCTGGCCGGGGTTAACGTTCCCGATACTTATCAGGGGAAAAGTCTGCTGCCCATTGTTTCGGGAGAAACTACAGGCCTAGCTCGTGACACTGCGCTAATTGAACACCTGTGGGAGTTTGAGTATATTCCGCCTAGCGAGGGAGTACGAACCAAGCAATGGAAGTACTTTCGCTATGTAAACGACAAGTCCAGTGAAGAGCTGTATCACTTAACCGACGACCCTCAGGAGACTAATAACTTAGCTAAGGATCCGAATTATCAGGATGTATTGGCTGATTTATCCTCCGCTACCGATCGGCTAATCCGAGAACATAGCGATTCGCTCTCGATAGCTCCGCACGGGTTAATGGTAGAATTTATTCGCCCCTCCGGTACTTCTACGGTGAATGACCAATTGCCAGAATACAGTTGGACGGTGCCCCAGGGAGCGGTTCGGCAACAGGGCTATCAACTATTAGTAGCTTCTTCGGAAGAAAACTTAGCCGAAAATATCGGTGATGTGTGGAATAGCGGTCAAGTTAAAGCGAGTATATCGGCAAACGTAGAGCACGGAGGTAATCCACTGGCTCCCCAAACTAAGTACTTCTGGAAAGTTCGTATTTGGGATGAAGGCAATCGGGTGACCGATTACTCGGAAGCTCACTCCTTTCAAACTACGAACTTTCAGTCGGGTAATGCTCCGGGGCGAAGCTTCCAACTGGAAAGAATTCATCCGACAGTATTAGAGAAGACCAGCGAGAATAGTTACTTCGCTGATTTTGGGAAACATGCTTTCGGTAAGCTGAAGCTACGCTATCAAGCTCCAGCAGCGACTACCCTAACCGTTCGCTTGGGTGAAAAGCTGAAAGATGGTCAGATTGATCGGGAGCCAGGTGGCACCCTACGCTACCAAGAAGTAAGGGCACCCGTTAGCCCTGACCAACAGACCTACGAAATTGAGTTGGAACGTAACGAGCGTAACACGTTGCCCGTGGCAGTAGCCTTACCCGACTCCTTTGGTATTGTTATGCCCTTTCGCTACGCGGAAATAGAGGGCGTGCAAACCGAATTAAAACCTGACGATCTTACTCAACTGGCTTACTTCAACTACTGGAATGAAAACGAAAGTAGCTTCACCTCATCAGATACGTTGCTGAACCAAGTTTGGGATTTATGTAAGTATACCATGAAGGCGACTTCCTTTGCGGGAATATACGTAGATGGCGATCGGGAACGAATTCCCTACGAGGCGGATGCCTACATTAACCAACTAGGGCACTATACCACCGATCGGGAATACGCAATGGCGCAGCGAACCATTGAGTGGTTCATGAATAATCCTACTTGGCCTACCGAGTGGCTACTGCATACCGCCCTCATGATGTACCAAGATTATTACTACAGCGGGAACACCGAACTGATTGAAAAGTACTACGAACCGCTAAAAAGCAAAACCCTGATTGACTTAGCGCGAGAAGACGGACTAATTAGCTCTACCTCCGGCCAAGTGACCGGGCCATACATGGCGCAATTGGGCTTTGCCGATACTACCAATCGATTGAAAGACATTGTAGACTGGCCTCCGGCCCAGAAAGATACCGGCTGGAAACTCTCTACCGAAGAAGGTGAACGCGATGGCCACCAGATGCTACCCATCAACACCGTAGTGAACAGTTTCTTCTACCAAAATATGAAGATGATGGCTGAACTAGCCGAAGTGCTAGGTAAGTCAGAGGATGCAAGCCACTTTGCTCTGATGGCGGCCAAGGTGAAGCAAACAATTAATACTAAGTTGCTTGATAAAGAGCAAGGAATCTACCTGGATGGCGAAGGGGCTACGCACTCATCCTTGCATTCTAATATGATGCCACTGGCTTTCGGATTAGTACCACCCGAACATCAAAAAACGGTAGTAGAATTCATTAAGTCGCGCGGGATGGCCTGCAGTGTGTACGGTGCTCAGTTTTTACTGGAAGGCTTGTACGAAGCCGGAGCCAGTGACTACGCCCTGGAACTGATGACGGCTACTCACGACCGCAGTTGGTGGAATATGATTGCCGCCGGGTCTACCGTTGCCCTGGAAGCTTGGGACATGAAGTACAAGCCTAATCTGGACTGGAACCACGCCTGGGGTGCCACTCCGGCTAATATTATCCCCCGCTACCTCTGGGGCATCCAACCCAAAACTCCCGGCTTTGGCATCATCAGTATTGAACCGCAAATGAGCAAACTAAAGCACAGTAGCATTAAAATGCCCACCATTAAAGGTTCGATAACCGGAGAATACCAGTTTGTCAATAATCGCTTGCAACGCTATACCATTGAACTGCCGGGCAATACCGTCGCCGAGTTTACTCTTCCCAACATATCGGACGCAGCTATCAGCCTAAACGGTCAAGCGGTAAATCCCTTGTTTGGTTCTATCCACCTTGAACCCGGCGTGAACCAGATTGAGATACAGATAAACTCGTTTTGA
- a CDS encoding phosphoribosylanthranilate isomerase, producing MKLKICGMKYAKNLREVATLQPDYLGFIFYEKSPRYMADCLAPEEVKAIPDRIQKIGVFVNAINEYILQQAQHFGLNGVQLHGDESPVQCRELKAANYTVIKVFRLGSVNFDFTQLASYEAHVDYFLFDTQTPNYGGSGHTFDWSQLEEYTLTTPFFLSGGIGLDNLEEALSLNHDQFIGLDVNSRFEIEPGHKDSTRLKKLVNKVRNPHSEE from the coding sequence ATGAAGCTTAAGATTTGCGGAATGAAGTACGCTAAGAATTTACGCGAGGTTGCCACATTACAACCAGACTATCTGGGTTTTATCTTTTACGAGAAATCTCCTCGCTATATGGCAGACTGCCTTGCTCCCGAAGAAGTGAAGGCCATTCCTGACCGTATTCAGAAGATAGGAGTATTTGTAAATGCAATAAATGAATACATACTTCAGCAAGCCCAGCATTTTGGCTTAAACGGAGTGCAGTTGCACGGCGACGAATCTCCCGTGCAGTGTCGGGAACTGAAAGCTGCTAACTATACTGTCATCAAGGTGTTTCGCTTAGGGAGTGTAAACTTTGATTTCACTCAGTTAGCCTCCTACGAAGCTCACGTAGATTATTTCTTATTTGATACCCAAACGCCGAACTACGGCGGATCAGGCCACACTTTCGATTGGTCACAGCTAGAAGAGTATACACTCACTACCCCGTTCTTCCTCAGCGGTGGCATTGGTTTAGACAATCTTGAGGAAGCTCTCAGCTTAAATCACGATCAATTTATCGGCCTGGATGTCAACAGTCGCTTCGAGATTGAACCAGGACATAAAGATAGCACTCGCTTAAAAAAGCTAGTGAACAAAGTACGCAACCCCCATTCAGAAGAATGA
- the trpC gene encoding indole-3-glycerol phosphate synthase TrpC, whose amino-acid sequence MSILDTIVVRKKEEIAERKSLKSAAELEQNPLFDRKTYSLSQALRNASPGIIAEFKRKSPSKGIINDQADVAQTTQGYVQAGAAALSVLTDIDFFAGSDENLRIAREHNQIPILRKDFTIDEYQVTEAKALGADAILLIAAILPPPRVLAIAQRAHQLGLEVLLEVHDEDELRQTALNETITPFIDVVGVNNRDLNTFNTTIETSIRLANLMPQDLVKISESGISDPANIHTLMEHGYQGFLIGEYFMKQPNPGEACHDFIQKVTTPTT is encoded by the coding sequence ATGAGCATTTTAGATACAATTGTCGTCCGAAAAAAAGAGGAAATAGCCGAGCGTAAATCGCTAAAAAGCGCAGCTGAACTAGAGCAAAACCCGCTTTTTGATCGAAAAACGTATTCGCTCTCGCAAGCCTTACGAAATGCCAGTCCGGGTATTATTGCCGAGTTTAAGCGTAAGTCGCCCTCCAAAGGAATTATTAACGATCAGGCTGATGTGGCGCAAACTACGCAGGGCTACGTACAAGCCGGAGCAGCCGCCCTTTCGGTACTCACCGATATTGACTTTTTTGCCGGTAGCGATGAAAACCTACGGATTGCCCGGGAGCATAATCAAATACCGATTTTGCGGAAAGACTTTACGATTGACGAATACCAAGTTACCGAAGCGAAAGCACTGGGTGCTGATGCTATTTTGTTGATTGCAGCTATCCTTCCCCCTCCTCGCGTACTAGCAATAGCCCAACGTGCCCACCAGTTAGGGTTAGAAGTTCTTTTGGAAGTTCACGACGAAGATGAACTTCGGCAAACGGCTCTAAATGAGACAATCACTCCTTTCATTGATGTAGTCGGGGTAAACAATCGCGATCTAAACACTTTCAATACTACTATTGAAACGTCTATCCGGTTAGCTAATCTGATGCCTCAAGACCTCGTAAAAATCTCCGAAAGCGGCATTAGCGACCCAGCTAATATTCACACCCTAATGGAACATGGTTACCAAGGCTTTTTAATTGGTGAATATTTTATGAAGCAACCGAACCCAGGCGAAGCCTGCCATGATTTTATTCAGAAAGTAACCACGCCCACCACATGA